The following proteins are co-located in the Thermus thermophilus HB8 genome:
- a CDS encoding competence protein: MKNAWQRLKEAWANLPRSTKLLLAALLLVGNVALWYVGLYLPAQVAEAPTPVPSTQVIEAPPIPPLASQEEAKPQAEAPAQEEAQAPASSQEEAQAPPPAPVARAEPPPPNPFVPLVVETPPPPPASASRPTPVPEGPAVRVQTPAQAPQAAPATRPIPGTSGALPAPKILSPALSAPLPQARETPPKVAVPTALVEAPLPGPEEKGAEKAPTPASPLERLVAEKGLRLSGTLLGPVSVAILESKEGYLVVPAGSPIPGTEAVVRQVEEGSVTLALKEETLSLSLVQAGGGQ, encoded by the coding sequence ATGAAGAACGCCTGGCAACGCCTGAAGGAAGCCTGGGCCAACCTGCCCAGGTCCACCAAGCTCCTCCTGGCGGCCCTCCTTCTCGTGGGGAACGTGGCCCTTTGGTACGTGGGCCTCTACCTCCCGGCCCAGGTGGCGGAAGCGCCCACCCCGGTCCCCTCCACGCAGGTCATCGAGGCCCCCCCGATCCCGCCCCTCGCCTCCCAGGAAGAGGCCAAGCCACAGGCCGAAGCCCCGGCCCAAGAGGAGGCCCAGGCGCCCGCTTCTTCCCAAGAGGAGGCCCAGGCGCCCCCGCCTGCCCCCGTGGCCCGGGCCGAGCCCCCGCCCCCGAACCCCTTCGTCCCCCTGGTGGTGGAAACCCCACCCCCACCTCCGGCCTCCGCCTCCCGCCCCACGCCCGTCCCCGAGGGGCCCGCCGTCCGGGTCCAGACCCCCGCCCAAGCCCCCCAGGCGGCCCCCGCCACCCGGCCCATCCCCGGGACCTCCGGCGCCCTCCCGGCGCCCAAGATCCTCTCCCCCGCGCTGTCCGCCCCCCTGCCCCAGGCCAGGGAGACGCCGCCCAAGGTCGCCGTGCCCACGGCGCTCGTGGAGGCCCCCCTCCCCGGGCCCGAGGAAAAGGGGGCGGAGAAGGCCCCCACCCCGGCCTCGCCGCTGGAGCGCCTGGTGGCGGAAAAGGGCCTCCGCCTCTCGGGGACCCTGCTCGGCCCCGTGAGCGTGGCCATCCTGGAGAGCAAGGAGGGCTACCTCGTCGTCCCGGCGGGAAGCCCCATCCCCGGCACGGAGGCCGTGGTGCGCCAGGTGGAGGAAGGAAGCGTGACCCTGGCCTTGAAGGAGGAAACCTTGAGCCTGTCCCTCGTCCAAGCTGGAGGTGGCCAATGA
- the pilO gene encoding type 4a pilus biogenesis protein PilO: MLARLGQREWALLAMVLTALLGLLWYYLLIVPTRQEIATVRQEIDRLTIERNRGLQARRALPELRATIAALQAQRLAFLRALPREERLAEVLSEVLQDAEASGVVVRSFTRSRTSAPVPEVRAVNLALALEAPFPETYAYLRRLEDLSRFSTLSGLNLSVQSQEANPTLATSLTLTVYVLAQGVEAETGGSTP, encoded by the coding sequence GTGCTCGCTAGGCTGGGACAGCGGGAGTGGGCCCTCCTGGCCATGGTCCTCACCGCCCTCCTGGGGCTCCTCTGGTACTACCTGCTCATCGTGCCCACGAGGCAGGAGATCGCCACCGTCCGGCAGGAGATTGACCGCCTCACCATAGAGCGCAACCGCGGGCTCCAGGCCCGCCGGGCCCTTCCCGAGCTCCGCGCCACCATCGCCGCCCTTCAGGCCCAAAGGCTCGCCTTCCTCCGGGCCCTGCCCCGGGAGGAAAGGCTCGCCGAGGTCCTCTCCGAGGTGCTCCAGGACGCGGAGGCGAGCGGGGTGGTGGTCCGAAGCTTCACCCGAAGCCGCACCTCGGCCCCGGTGCCCGAGGTGCGGGCCGTGAACCTGGCCCTGGCCCTCGAGGCCCCCTTCCCCGAAACCTACGCCTACCTGCGGCGCCTGGAGGACCTCTCCCGCTTCAGCACCCTTTCCGGCCTCAACCTGAGCGTCCAGAGCCAGGAAGCGAACCCCACCCTCGCCACCAGCCTCACCTTGACCGTCTACGTGCTGGCCCAGGGGGTGGAGGCGGAAACGGGAGGGAGCACCCCATGA